Part of the Aquimarina sp. MAR_2010_214 genome is shown below.
TCTACTTCATCATGGTGAGCACCTATAGCATTACAAACTTCCTTTTTTTCACCATATTTTTCTGCCCATTGCATTCCAAGAATAGCATGTGGTACTTCCGTCTCTGTATCTGGGACTTTACCAATATCATGGAGTAACCCTGCTCTTTTTGCTAATTTAGGATTCAACCCTAATTCTGCTGCCATCACACCACATAATTTAGCAACTTCTCTTGAATGCTGTAGAAGGTTCTGACCGTAAGAAGATCTATACTTCATCCTACCAACAGTCTTAATTAGTTCTGGGTGCAATCCATGTATTCCAAGATCAATTACGGTACGCTTACCTACTTCGATTATTTCTTCATCTATTTGCTTTCTTGTTTTTCTTACTACTTCTTCTATTCGTGCAGGGTGAATCCTTCCATCTGTCACCAATTTATGAAGTGATAATCGAGCTACTTCTCTTCTTACAGAATCAAAACAAGATAAAATTATTGCTTCAGGAGTATCATCAACTATAATCTCAACGCCCGTAGCAGCTTCAATAGCTCTAATATTTCTACCTTCTCGACCAATAATTCTTCCTTTTACATCATCACTTTCAATATTAAAAACCGAAACACAATTCTCAATTGCTTCTTCTGTACCTATTCTTTGTATCGTATTAATTATTACTTTCTTAGCCTCTTGTTGCGCTGTTAATTTAGCTTCTTCAATAGTATCCTGAATAAGTGCCATAGCATCAGTCTTTGCTTGCCCTTTTAAAGATTCTACAAGCTGTTCTTTTGCTTCTTCTGCAGATAACCCAGATATAACCTCAAGTTGTTGCACCTGGCTTTTATGAAGTTTTTTAAGTTCGCTTTGTTTCTTTTCTAAATAGTCTTTGCGCTGCTCTCCTTCTTTAATTTTTTCTTCGAGCTCTATATTTAGTTTTTTATTTTTAGATAATTCATTAGAAACCTGAGATTCTTTATCTCTTGTTCGTTTTTCTGCTTCAGCTATTTTTTTATCACGGGATAGTATTACCTTTTCATGCTCAGATTTTAATTCAATAAATTTTTCTTTAGCCTGAAGTATCTTATCTTTTTTAATTGTCTCCCCTTCGTTTTTAGCATCTCTTAAAATACCTTCAGAGGATTTTTTAGCATTTTTAATAATTTCTGATGCTTTGCTGCGTTCCAGAACCTTGGCGATGATAAATCCTATCAACAGCCCTGCTATCCCAGCGATGATCAAAAATACAATATTATTATCCATAGTTTATGTTGAGTATTTATATATAAAAAAAGCCTGCACTAGTAAAGGTTTTGTATAAACTCTGTAAAAACAGGTTTAGGGCTAACAAATTGCTCAAGAATCCGCTCAAGGCGGCGCGCTTTTACAATTTAAACTCACCCTTTTTAATTAATTCTTGTTGAGTTTATCAAAATAACAACTAGTGCAGGCAGTAACCTTATTTATTTTAAAGAACGTTATGATAAATGTTCATGTAGCAAATTATTTAATTCATTTAATCTATTAGCCACATTAACCGTGTCATCATCTTTATCTATAGTTTTTTGTTCTACTTGTGCTGCAAACTGTAAAGCACACATTGCCAATACATCTTGCTTATCTCTAACTGCATAACTTTGCTCAAATTGCTTTATCATGGCTTCTATCTTTTTTGCTGCTTTTCGTAAACCTTCTTCCTGATCCGGATTAATTGTTAACGGGTATACACGATCTGCAATAGATAATTTAATTTTAAGCTTATCTGCCATATTTTACTTATTCAGAAAGTTGTGCTATACACATATCAATCTCTCTTATTAAAGCGTTTATTTTGAGCTTAGTTTCCCTTTTATATTCGTCACTGCCTAGTATTGCGTTAGCATTTTTGAGCGCACTGAATTTTTCTTCCCACTGCTTTAATTGATCTACCTGAAGTTCTGAATTAGACTCCAAATCTGATATTTTCTCTTTTAGACTTATGTTTTGTTGCTTAGTTAATTCATACTTATGTAGCAACTTACTTATTCTATTTTCAAGAGAATCAATAATTTCAATTAAATCACTCATTGTAAATTTTACACAATACTTCGTTACACAAAGTTAACATACCAATTGAGAAAACCCAATAGTTTTACAACTAATTTTAAACCCTTCCTTTATTGTGGTTTAATCCTTGATATTTCTTCTACTTTAGTCAAAGATGACGCTATTATCTGATGCATATCATAATAACGATATTCTGCCAATCTCCCCCCAAAAATCACACCTTCTGATTGTAGTGATTCTTCTTTATATTTTTTAAAGATCTCTTGATTTCTATCATTATTGATTGGATAATATGCCTCTTTACCTCTATCCCAGTTTTCGGGATATTCTTTTGTTATGATTGTTTTATTTTGTTTTCCGAATTCAAAATGTTTATGCTCAATAATTCTGGTAAATGCATAGCTTGCATCATTGTAATTTACCACAGCATTACCTTGATAATTTTCTATGTTATGAAGTTCGTGTTCGAATCGCAATGATCTATACTCTAACTGACCATGTTTATATTCAAAAAACTCATCTATCTTACCTGTATATACAATTTTATCGGCCAAATGTTCCAGATCTTTTCTATCTTCAAAAAAGTCTACACCTGTTTTAGTTTCAATACCACTTAATAATCCATCAATAATTACATTATACCCTCCTATAGGTATACCTTGATATATATCATTGAAATAATTATTGTTATATGTATACCTTACAGGAAGTCTTTTAATAATAAAAGCAGGAAGCTCTGTTGCTTTTTTACCCCATTGTTTTTCTGTATACGTTTTAATAAAGGTTTCATAAATATCTTTTCCCACAAGTGACAAGGCTTGTTCTTCGAGATTTCTAGGGGATTTTACTCCATATTGCATTACTTGTTCATCAATAACTTTTTTCGCTTCCTGAGGGGTTTTAGTTCCCCACAATTGATAAAAAGTATTCATATTAAAAGGTAAATTATACAATTTTCCTTTTGACAAAGAAAGCGGAGAATTTATATAGTTATTAAACGTAGCAAATTGATTTACATAATCCCAAATCTTTTTATCATTAGTATGAAAAATATGAGCTCCATACTTATGCACGTTAATTCCTTCTTTTTCTTCGCAATATACATTTCCACCTAAATGATCTCGTTTATCA
Proteins encoded:
- a CDS encoding cell division protein ZapA, which encodes MADKLKIKLSIADRVYPLTINPDQEEGLRKAAKKIEAMIKQFEQSYAVRDKQDVLAMCALQFAAQVEQKTIDKDDDTVNVANRLNELNNLLHEHLS
- the rny gene encoding ribonuclease Y: MDNNIVFLIIAGIAGLLIGFIIAKVLERSKASEIIKNAKKSSEGILRDAKNEGETIKKDKILQAKEKFIELKSEHEKVILSRDKKIAEAEKRTRDKESQVSNELSKNKKLNIELEEKIKEGEQRKDYLEKKQSELKKLHKSQVQQLEVISGLSAEEAKEQLVESLKGQAKTDAMALIQDTIEEAKLTAQQEAKKVIINTIQRIGTEEAIENCVSVFNIESDDVKGRIIGREGRNIRAIEAATGVEIIVDDTPEAIILSCFDSVRREVARLSLHKLVTDGRIHPARIEEVVRKTRKQIDEEIIEVGKRTVIDLGIHGLHPELIKTVGRMKYRSSYGQNLLQHSREVAKLCGVMAAELGLNPKLAKRAGLLHDIGKVPDTETEVPHAILGMQWAEKYGEKKEVCNAIGAHHDEVEMTSLISPIVQVCDAISGARPGARRQVLDSYIQRLKDLEGIAFGFDGVKKAYAIQAGRELRVIVESEKVNDEKAASLSFEISQKVQTDMTYPGQVKVTVIRETRAVNIAK
- the glf gene encoding UDP-galactopyranose mutase, translating into MKEKRYDYLIVGAGLFGSVFAHEMTKRGKKCLVVDKRDHLGGNVYCEEKEGINVHKYGAHIFHTNDKKIWDYVNQFATFNNYINSPLSLSKGKLYNLPFNMNTFYQLWGTKTPQEAKKVIDEQVMQYGVKSPRNLEEQALSLVGKDIYETFIKTYTEKQWGKKATELPAFIIKRLPVRYTYNNNYFNDIYQGIPIGGYNVIIDGLLSGIETKTGVDFFEDRKDLEHLADKIVYTGKIDEFFEYKHGQLEYRSLRFEHELHNIENYQGNAVVNYNDASYAFTRIIEHKHFEFGKQNKTIITKEYPENWDRGKEAYYPINNDRNQEIFKKYKEESLQSEGVIFGGRLAEYRYYDMHQIIASSLTKVEEISRIKPQ